In a single window of the Microbacterium sp. SL75 genome:
- the hutH gene encoding histidine ammonia-lyase, which yields MNARVTVGASPLTPREVVDVARHDARVDVDADALQRVADTRALIEGLADDPQPHYGISTGFGALATTFIAEDRRAQLQASLIRSHAAGTGAEVEREVIRALMLLRLQTLATGRTGVRPVVVETYAALLNAGITPVVREYGSLGCSGDLAPLSHVALAVMGEGEVRDASGELRAAADALAAAHIAPVALREKEGLALINGTDGMLGMLLLALHDLEMLLTTADVSAAISIESQLGTDAVFAADLMALRPQFGQAHSAANLRAFLADSAIVASHRGPECTRVQDAYSLRCTPQVHGAARDTMTHAALVADRELASAVDNPVVTLDGRVESNGNFHGAPVAYVLDFLAIAVADVASMSERRTDRALDVSRSNGLPPFLADEVGVDSGLMIAQYAAAGIVSELKRLAAPASVDSIPSSAMQEDHVSMGWAGARKLRRAIDGLARVLAIEVLTGCRALDLRAPLQPAPVTGAVRDLVRERVQGPGPDRFVSPEIEAVTELVASGAVARTALDVVLRA from the coding sequence ATGAACGCACGCGTCACCGTCGGAGCCAGCCCCCTCACCCCGCGCGAGGTCGTCGACGTCGCCCGCCACGATGCCCGGGTCGACGTGGACGCCGACGCTCTGCAGCGGGTGGCCGACACACGCGCGCTCATCGAGGGGCTCGCCGACGACCCGCAGCCGCACTACGGCATCTCGACGGGCTTCGGCGCCCTCGCGACGACCTTCATCGCCGAGGACCGCCGGGCGCAGCTGCAGGCGAGCCTCATCCGCTCGCACGCCGCCGGAACCGGCGCCGAGGTCGAGCGCGAGGTAATCCGCGCCCTCATGCTGCTGCGCTTGCAGACCCTCGCCACCGGGCGCACCGGCGTCCGCCCCGTCGTCGTCGAGACCTACGCCGCCCTGCTGAATGCGGGGATCACCCCCGTCGTGCGCGAGTACGGCTCGCTCGGCTGCTCGGGCGATCTGGCTCCGCTGTCGCACGTCGCCCTGGCGGTCATGGGTGAGGGCGAGGTGCGCGACGCGTCGGGGGAGCTTCGGGCAGCCGCCGACGCGCTCGCTGCGGCGCACATCGCCCCCGTCGCCCTGCGCGAGAAAGAGGGCCTCGCCCTCATCAACGGCACCGACGGCATGCTCGGCATGCTTCTGCTGGCGCTGCACGACCTCGAGATGCTGCTGACCACGGCCGATGTCTCGGCGGCGATCTCGATCGAATCGCAGCTCGGAACGGATGCCGTGTTCGCCGCCGACCTCATGGCGCTGCGTCCGCAGTTCGGTCAGGCCCACTCGGCGGCGAACCTCCGCGCGTTCCTCGCCGACTCGGCGATCGTCGCGAGCCATCGCGGCCCCGAGTGCACGCGCGTTCAGGACGCGTACTCGCTGCGCTGCACTCCCCAGGTGCACGGCGCCGCCCGCGACACGATGACGCACGCCGCCCTGGTCGCCGATCGCGAGTTGGCATCGGCCGTCGACAATCCCGTCGTCACGCTCGACGGACGCGTCGAGTCCAACGGCAACTTCCACGGCGCGCCCGTCGCCTACGTGCTCGACTTCCTCGCCATCGCGGTGGCCGACGTGGCGTCGATGTCGGAGCGCCGCACCGATCGCGCCCTCGACGTCTCGCGCAGCAACGGGCTTCCCCCCTTCCTCGCCGATGAGGTCGGGGTCGACTCGGGCTTGATGATCGCGCAATACGCCGCCGCGGGCATCGTGTCGGAGCTCAAACGTCTCGCCGCCCCCGCGTCGGTCGACTCGATCCCCTCGAGCGCCATGCAGGAAGACCACGTCTCGATGGGCTGGGCCGGCGCCCGCAAGCTCCGCCGGGCGATCGACGGACTCGCTCGGGTGCTCGCGATCGAAGTGCTCACCGGATGCCGTGCCCTCGACCTGCGCGCCCCGCTCCAGCCCGCGCCGGTCACCGGGGCCGTTCGCGACCTCGTCCGCGAGCGCGTGCAGGGCCCCGGTCCCGACCGGTTCGTCTCGCCCGAGATCGAGGCCGTGACCGAGCTCGTCGCCTCGGGAGCGGTGGCTCGCACCGCTCTCGACGTCGTCCTTCGCGCGTAG
- a CDS encoding urocanate hydratase, whose translation MTDTTASPSTASGAHASERDASAVVSTPDAATAPRAGASASGSRPPIRAPRGAQRTAKSWGAEAAKRMLMNNLDPEVAERPDDLVVYGGTGKAARSWAAYDAIVRTLDEIEPDETLLVQSGKPVGVFRTHEWAPRVLIANSNLVGDWATWPEFRRLEELGLTMYGQMTAGSWIYIGTQGILQGTYETFAAVARSLGRESLAGTVTLTAGCGGMGGAQPLAVTMNGGAVLIVDVDRARLDRRVAHGYLDEVALDLDSAIERVTAAREAGEALSVGVEGNAAEVFPEVRARGIRIDIVTDQTSAHDPLSYLPVGTPVDRWQADAARDPEDFTRRSRESMAAHVKAMVEFQDAGAAVFDYGNSIRREAELGGYDRAFAFPGFVPAYIRPLFAEGKGPFRWVALSGDPEDIAKTDRAVAELFPEDAALHRWLEKAGEQVHFEGLPARICWLGYQERHLAGLKFNEMVASGELSGPIVIGRDHLDAGSVASPYRETEAMADGSDAIADWPLLNALLNTASGASWVSLHHGGGVGIGRSIHAGQVCVADGTELAAEKLARVLVNDPGTGVMRHVDAGYDRAREVAADRGLTVPMP comes from the coding sequence ATGACCGACACGACAGCATCGCCCTCGACGGCCTCCGGCGCCCACGCCTCGGAGCGAGACGCGTCGGCCGTCGTCTCGACCCCCGACGCCGCGACCGCGCCGCGGGCCGGGGCCTCGGCATCCGGCTCCCGCCCTCCGATCCGCGCGCCGCGCGGCGCCCAGCGCACCGCGAAGAGCTGGGGCGCCGAGGCGGCCAAGCGCATGCTCATGAACAACCTCGATCCCGAGGTCGCCGAGCGGCCCGACGACCTCGTCGTCTACGGCGGCACCGGAAAGGCTGCGCGGTCGTGGGCGGCATACGACGCGATCGTGCGCACCCTCGACGAGATCGAGCCCGACGAGACCCTGCTGGTGCAATCGGGCAAGCCCGTCGGCGTCTTCCGCACGCACGAGTGGGCACCGCGCGTGCTCATCGCCAACTCGAACCTCGTGGGTGACTGGGCGACGTGGCCCGAGTTCCGCCGCCTCGAGGAACTCGGGCTGACGATGTACGGACAGATGACCGCGGGCTCGTGGATCTACATCGGCACCCAGGGGATTCTGCAGGGCACGTACGAGACCTTCGCGGCGGTGGCTCGCTCCCTCGGTCGCGAGTCGCTCGCGGGGACCGTGACCCTTACCGCCGGATGCGGCGGGATGGGCGGGGCACAGCCTCTGGCGGTGACGATGAACGGCGGGGCGGTGCTCATCGTCGACGTCGACCGCGCGCGGCTCGACCGACGCGTCGCCCACGGCTACCTCGACGAGGTCGCTCTCGATCTCGACTCCGCGATCGAGCGGGTGACCGCGGCGCGTGAGGCGGGTGAAGCGCTGTCGGTCGGCGTCGAAGGGAACGCGGCCGAGGTCTTCCCGGAGGTGCGGGCCCGCGGCATCCGGATCGACATCGTCACCGACCAGACGAGCGCGCACGACCCCCTGTCGTACCTGCCCGTCGGGACGCCGGTCGACCGGTGGCAGGCCGACGCCGCGCGCGACCCCGAGGATTTCACCCGCCGCTCGCGCGAGAGCATGGCGGCGCACGTGAAGGCGATGGTGGAGTTCCAGGATGCGGGAGCCGCGGTCTTCGACTACGGCAACTCGATCCGCCGCGAGGCCGAGCTCGGCGGGTACGATCGGGCCTTCGCCTTTCCGGGGTTCGTGCCGGCGTACATCCGTCCGCTCTTCGCCGAGGGCAAGGGGCCCTTCCGGTGGGTCGCGCTGTCCGGGGATCCCGAGGACATCGCCAAGACCGACCGCGCGGTGGCCGAGCTCTTCCCCGAAGATGCCGCCCTGCACCGCTGGCTCGAGAAGGCCGGCGAGCAGGTGCACTTCGAGGGGCTGCCGGCGCGGATCTGCTGGCTCGGCTACCAGGAGCGCCACCTCGCGGGGCTGAAGTTCAACGAGATGGTGGCCTCCGGCGAGCTCTCGGGGCCCATCGTGATCGGTCGCGATCACCTCGACGCGGGCTCCGTCGCCTCGCCCTACCGCGAGACCGAGGCAATGGCCGACGGTTCGGATGCGATCGCCGACTGGCCGCTGCTGAACGCCCTGCTCAACACGGCGAGCGGTGCCTCATGGGTGTCGCTGCATCACGGAGGGGGCGTCGGGATCGGCCGGAGCATCCACGCGGGGCAGGTGTGCGTCGCGGACGGCACGGAGCTGGCGGCCGAGAAGCTCGCGCGCGTGCTCGTGAACGACCCCGGAACGGGCGTCATGCGACACGTGGATGCCGGATACGACCGCGCCCGCGAGGTGGCGGCCGACCGCGGGCTCACGGTGCCGATGCCATGA
- the hutI gene encoding imidazolonepropionase codes for MSAPAPGGISPAGDLLLTNIGELTTNVAVDGDPCGTVQGAAVLVRGGHVVWAGPSDRVPDAGGGVDVVDAGGRAVIPGFVDSHTHLVFGGDRAAEFAARMAGEPYAAGGIRTTVAATRAASEDELRQRLRAFVGECRSQGTTTLEIKTGYGLDVATETRLARLAAEVTDEVTFLGAHVVAPEFAGRADDYVDLVVGPMLDAVAPHARWVDVFCEAGAFTPAQSRRVLEAGRAKGLGIRVHGNQLGYGAGAALAVAMGAAAVDHCTFLTDDDVIALAGSRTVATLLPGVEFSTRQPYPDARRLLAAGVTLALASDCNPGSSFTSSMPLMIALAVREMGMTPAEAVWAATAGGARALRRTDVGVIEPGAKADLVLLDAPSRVHLAYRPGVPLVRRVWKDGLIAEPMG; via the coding sequence ATGAGCGCTCCGGCACCGGGTGGTATCAGCCCCGCGGGCGACCTCTTGCTGACGAACATCGGGGAGCTGACGACGAACGTCGCCGTCGACGGTGATCCGTGCGGGACGGTGCAGGGTGCGGCCGTGCTCGTCCGCGGCGGGCACGTGGTGTGGGCGGGTCCTTCGGACCGGGTTCCGGACGCCGGCGGAGGGGTCGACGTCGTCGACGCCGGGGGGCGCGCGGTGATCCCGGGCTTCGTCGACAGCCACACGCACCTCGTCTTCGGCGGCGACCGCGCGGCGGAGTTCGCCGCACGCATGGCGGGGGAGCCGTACGCGGCGGGCGGCATCCGCACGACGGTGGCGGCAACCCGAGCGGCATCCGAAGACGAACTTCGCCAGCGGCTCCGGGCGTTCGTCGGAGAGTGCCGGTCCCAGGGGACGACGACGCTCGAGATCAAGACCGGGTACGGCCTCGACGTTGCGACCGAGACGCGTCTTGCGCGGCTGGCCGCGGAGGTGACGGACGAGGTCACCTTCCTCGGCGCACACGTCGTCGCACCGGAGTTCGCGGGGCGGGCTGACGACTACGTCGATCTCGTCGTGGGACCGATGCTCGACGCCGTCGCGCCGCACGCGCGGTGGGTCGATGTCTTCTGCGAGGCCGGGGCCTTCACGCCCGCACAGAGCCGGCGTGTGCTCGAGGCGGGGAGGGCGAAGGGGCTCGGGATCCGGGTGCACGGGAACCAGCTCGGCTACGGCGCGGGGGCGGCACTGGCCGTCGCGATGGGTGCGGCCGCGGTCGATCACTGCACCTTCTTGACGGACGACGACGTCATCGCGCTCGCCGGCTCTCGAACCGTCGCGACCCTGTTGCCGGGCGTGGAGTTCTCGACCCGGCAGCCCTACCCCGATGCGCGTCGTCTGCTCGCAGCCGGCGTGACGCTCGCCCTCGCGAGCGACTGCAACCCGGGGTCGAGCTTCACCAGCTCGATGCCCCTCATGATCGCCCTCGCCGTCCGCGAGATGGGGATGACACCGGCCGAGGCCGTGTGGGCAGCCACGGCCGGCGGAGCGCGCGCGTTGCGTCGTACCGACGTCGGCGTGATCGAGCCCGGCGCCAAGGCGGACCTCGTGCTGCTCGACGCGCCGTCGCGGGTGCACCTGGCCTACCGGCCGGGGGTACCGCTCGTGCGGCGGGTGTGGAAGGACGGGCTGATCGCCGAGCCTATGGGGTGA